A genomic region of Homalodisca vitripennis isolate AUS2020 chromosome 5, UT_GWSS_2.1, whole genome shotgun sequence contains the following coding sequences:
- the LOC124363293 gene encoding uncharacterized protein LOC124363293, with translation MVPSVVLVQLATLASVLGFPVIDTVLGDMNAAVLVRDKRDPSRSLTFSGFLPGSGMSAFASSADYSPYPRSRRPWGPQVQGGEYPEEPSPVEQPPERGQAPWPQPEEKEKDDKEEGEEELEEEEAPITRPPRKNKKKYSPKETTEDEEEDDKPSRGGGNAAASFNAWFPIMLGMFPSNGGYPWQGEEGGYSRGGQGQGRYPPASHTTVIANSVSHGRSGVASSHAVAYGGGGSGTPHSSPHNSPPHRR, from the exons ATGGTACCCTCTGTGGTTCTCGTGCAGCTAGCTACTCTCGCCAGTGTGCTTGGCTTCCCTGTCATAGACACCGTTCTCGGAG ATATGAACGCCGCCGTCCTGGTCAGGGACAAGAGGGACCCCAGTCGTTCCCTGACCTTTAGCGGGTTCTTGCCGGGGAGTGGAATGTCTGCCTTCGCCTCCAGCGCTGACTACAGCCCTTACCCTCGATCTCGGCGGCCATGGGGTCCCCAAGTCCAGGGGGGCGAGTACCCTGAGGAGCCGTCCCCAGTGGAGCAGCCGCCGGAGCGGGGACAGGCCCCCTGGCCGCAGCCGGAGGAGAAAGAGAAGGATGACAAGGAGGAGGGAGAGGAGGAGCTGGAGGAAGAGGAGGCTCCTATCACCCGACCACCCAGGAAGAACAAGAAGAAGTACTCACCTAAGGAGACGACCGAGGATGAAGAGGAGGATGACAAACCCAGCAGAGGAG GTGGAAACGCAGCAGCGTCTTTCAACGCCTGGTTTCCAATCATGTTGGGCATGTTTCCGAGCAACGGGGGTTATCCTTGGCAAGGGGAGGAGGGAGGTTACTCCCGGGGAGGTCAGGGGCAAGGGAGGTACCCCCCGGCCAGCCACACCACCGTCATAGCCAACAGCGTGAGTCACGGCCGCAGTGGTGTAGCGTCCAGCCATGCAGTGGCGTACGGAGGCGGGGGGTCAGGCACCCCCCATAGCTCCCCTCACAATTCCCCCCCTCACAGACGCTGA